A region of Chitinophaga horti DNA encodes the following proteins:
- a CDS encoding PhoH family protein, whose protein sequence is MTESIINLDSVNPIEFFGVNNGKLDLLKKKFPLLKILSRGTQLKLSGAPEEVATAQEKIGQIVKYLERNGNLSENYFEQILGDEEVSVDHFSDRNPNEVLVFGPNGRTVRAKTANQKKMVGMTDKNDIVFAVGPAGTGKTYTAVALAVRALKNKAVRKIILTRPAVEAGESLGFLPGDLKEKIDPYLRPLYDALDDMIPPDKLTYFMTNRVIEIAPLAYMRGRTLDNAFIILDEAQNATELQLKMFLTRIGSSAKAIITGDLTQIDLPKNQRSGLEKATRILRNIDGIGYLQLDEEDVVRHRLVKAIIRAYEANKDN, encoded by the coding sequence TTGACAGAGTCGATCATTAACCTGGATAGTGTAAATCCTATCGAATTTTTCGGGGTGAACAATGGTAAACTTGATCTGCTGAAAAAGAAATTCCCCTTGCTTAAGATCCTTTCCCGCGGAACGCAGCTAAAGTTGTCGGGCGCGCCTGAAGAGGTAGCGACGGCACAGGAGAAGATCGGCCAGATCGTAAAGTACCTCGAGCGCAACGGCAACTTGTCCGAAAATTATTTTGAACAGATCCTGGGCGACGAAGAAGTGAGCGTGGACCATTTCAGTGACCGCAACCCCAACGAGGTATTGGTATTCGGCCCCAACGGCCGCACCGTACGTGCTAAAACCGCCAACCAGAAAAAGATGGTGGGCATGACCGACAAGAACGACATCGTTTTTGCAGTCGGTCCGGCAGGTACCGGTAAAACCTACACCGCCGTTGCCTTAGCGGTACGGGCACTGAAAAACAAGGCCGTGCGTAAGATCATCCTCACCCGCCCTGCGGTGGAAGCCGGCGAAAGCCTGGGTTTCCTGCCCGGCGACTTGAAAGAGAAGATCGATCCGTACCTGCGCCCGTTGTACGATGCGCTGGACGATATGATCCCGCCGGACAAGCTCACCTACTTCATGACCAACCGTGTGATCGAGATCGCGCCACTGGCTTACATGCGCGGACGTACGCTGGACAATGCCTTTATCATTCTCGATGAGGCCCAGAATGCGACCGAGTTGCAGCTGAAGATGTTCCTTACCCGTATTGGTTCCAGTGCGAAAGCCATCATTACAGGTGACCTTACGCAGATTGACCTTCCCAAGAACCAACGTTCCGGGCTGGAAAAGGCGACAAGGATACTCAGGAACATTGATGGTATCGGTTATTTGCAGCTGGATGAGGAGGACGTGGTGCGCCACAGGCTGGTAAAAGCCATCATCAGGGCGTACGAGGCAAACAAAGACAATTAA
- a CDS encoding PAS domain-containing sensor histidine kinase has translation MNDAALSQVLDDIQDGIAIFDMECRFVRVNKVFSAECRRLYGADIRPGISVLSLCEAYPQWAQQWLYHCKRALAGDSNTYVCSIPNVVPGGAHHRISFKPLYDNDGEVTGAFMLSRNVSHELSFYQDMLHANAHLHQVQAAMDACAMVALLDERARIIRVNQMFCEATGLPAPALVGLSFGQIISQVESPCDADEIWRTLKTGNTWHNEVAYNSADSSLIWVDATVSPFSTGGGQGGYLVICFNITARKQQELKARENEQFYRSVLENLPVGLHQYTADGWSVDLNNYMRDILGENHLSVNGLPYNVLGDPINRHNGLNALFEEVIRRRVPVKKEILLKYTEVQSGAVTRIQPAYYEATGFPVIGQQNELAYMFLILSEITEKKLAELSLEKSERLLNNIVENLPIGYIQFDNFGFIRRVNQTQRLFFGNVTDGAEDSYNMINDPFAKLFELDQLFMQVLQHGKMVRTEKRLDLSMDKEWSKQEREVYLDLTMFPVYDPVDKDQIVVALVNDITDKKRQEIENAKSQEFMLQTGEIGKIGGWEIDVPSYRVRWSPQTYRIHELPPHTQMSMEKMGTFFSDDERMRMEEAILDCTQYGKSFDVQLTLVTARNNSIKIRMIGRPEFKNGRIVRIHGVIQDITEQFQIRDQLSRNTELMSLFFDTIDMGYAIMGQDGKVNFINKKAEEIIDHEAVVGNNIFEVFPWLVGSTFHAKVNECIEHRRPVSFINYLPQTNTWYEFLLASMQDGSLSIFTRNITSSRRMQKELRKANEQLLSLNKYLVNQNKQLEDFAHITSHNLRAPIANLKALMQIYNNTESENERELYINMQHDVIMNIDETLNDLIEIVQIRKDLNLERESLSFQERLQRIKEILTVDIETSGIRLTSDFSDSPDIEYPKIYLDSILQNLLTNAIKYRANDRSPMVHFQSRKVDGGVMLTAEDNGVGIDLDRYGHKLFGFRKTFHKNKDAKGIGLFITKSQIEAMGGNILAESKPGKGTKFIITFRPE, from the coding sequence ATGAACGACGCTGCTTTAAGTCAGGTGCTGGATGATATCCAGGACGGCATCGCCATCTTCGATATGGAATGTCGTTTCGTCCGCGTCAACAAGGTCTTTTCGGCAGAATGCCGCAGACTGTACGGAGCGGATATCAGGCCCGGCATCAGTGTTTTATCCCTTTGTGAAGCGTACCCGCAATGGGCCCAGCAATGGTTATATCATTGTAAAAGGGCACTTGCCGGGGATAGCAACACCTATGTGTGCTCCATACCAAATGTGGTTCCCGGGGGCGCGCATCACCGCATTTCCTTTAAACCGCTTTACGATAACGATGGCGAAGTAACGGGGGCGTTTATGCTTTCGCGTAACGTAAGCCACGAGTTGAGTTTTTACCAGGACATGTTGCATGCCAATGCACACCTGCACCAGGTACAGGCAGCAATGGACGCATGCGCCATGGTGGCCCTGCTCGACGAACGTGCCCGCATCATCCGCGTAAACCAGATGTTCTGCGAGGCTACCGGTTTGCCGGCGCCTGCATTGGTAGGCCTCTCGTTCGGACAAATCATCAGCCAGGTAGAATCGCCCTGCGATGCAGACGAAATATGGCGCACGCTTAAAACAGGCAACACCTGGCATAACGAAGTAGCATATAACAGCGCCGATAGTAGTCTTATCTGGGTGGATGCGACCGTAAGTCCGTTCAGTACGGGCGGCGGACAAGGCGGCTATCTTGTTATCTGTTTCAATATTACTGCCCGCAAACAACAGGAGCTAAAAGCCCGCGAGAACGAACAGTTCTACCGCAGTGTGCTCGAAAACCTGCCGGTGGGCCTGCATCAATACACTGCTGATGGCTGGAGCGTTGACCTCAACAACTACATGCGCGACATCCTGGGCGAAAACCACCTGTCGGTAAACGGCCTGCCTTACAATGTATTAGGTGATCCGATCAACCGCCACAACGGCCTCAACGCGTTATTCGAAGAAGTGATCCGCCGCCGGGTGCCGGTCAAAAAAGAAATACTGCTTAAATATACGGAGGTACAAAGCGGCGCGGTTACCCGCATCCAGCCCGCTTATTACGAAGCTACAGGCTTCCCGGTGATCGGGCAGCAGAACGAGCTGGCGTACATGTTCCTCATCCTCAGTGAAATTACAGAGAAGAAGCTGGCAGAACTAAGCCTCGAAAAGAGTGAAAGGCTGCTGAATAATATCGTCGAGAACTTGCCCATCGGGTACATACAGTTCGATAACTTCGGCTTCATTCGCCGCGTCAACCAAACGCAACGCCTGTTTTTCGGCAATGTAACGGATGGTGCGGAGGATAGCTATAATATGATAAACGATCCGTTCGCCAAACTTTTTGAGCTGGACCAGCTGTTTATGCAGGTGCTACAGCACGGCAAAATGGTGCGTACGGAAAAACGGCTTGACTTGTCCATGGACAAGGAGTGGTCAAAGCAGGAGCGGGAAGTGTACCTCGATCTGACCATGTTCCCGGTATACGATCCGGTGGATAAAGACCAGATCGTAGTCGCGCTGGTAAACGATATCACAGACAAAAAGCGCCAGGAAATCGAGAACGCCAAGTCGCAGGAGTTTATGCTGCAAACGGGTGAAATCGGTAAGATCGGCGGCTGGGAGATTGATGTGCCGTCGTACCGGGTACGCTGGTCGCCGCAAACCTATCGCATACACGAACTGCCGCCGCACACGCAGATGTCCATGGAAAAGATGGGCACCTTTTTTAGCGACGATGAACGTATGCGTATGGAAGAAGCGATCCTGGACTGCACGCAGTACGGCAAATCGTTCGATGTGCAGCTCACGCTGGTGACCGCGCGCAACAACAGTATCAAAATAAGAATGATCGGCAGGCCGGAGTTCAAGAACGGCCGCATCGTACGCATACACGGCGTTATACAGGATATTACCGAACAGTTCCAGATCCGTGATCAGCTGTCGCGAAATACGGAGCTGATGAGCCTCTTCTTCGACACGATCGATATGGGCTATGCGATCATGGGGCAGGATGGTAAGGTCAACTTCATCAACAAAAAGGCAGAAGAGATCATTGATCACGAAGCGGTAGTGGGGAATAATATCTTCGAAGTGTTTCCATGGCTGGTAGGTAGTACCTTCCACGCAAAGGTAAACGAGTGTATAGAGCATCGCAGGCCGGTGTCTTTTATCAATTACCTGCCGCAAACGAACACGTGGTACGAGTTCCTGCTGGCCTCCATGCAGGATGGCAGCCTGTCCATCTTCACCCGCAACATCACGTCCAGCCGGCGTATGCAGAAAGAGTTGCGCAAGGCGAACGAGCAGCTGCTCAGCCTCAATAAATACCTGGTAAACCAGAACAAGCAGCTGGAAGATTTTGCACACATCACGTCACATAACCTGCGCGCGCCAATCGCCAACCTGAAGGCGCTCATGCAGATATATAACAACACCGAATCTGAAAACGAGCGCGAACTGTATATCAATATGCAGCACGACGTGATCATGAACATCGATGAAACGCTGAACGACCTGATCGAAATTGTGCAGATCCGCAAGGACCTCAACCTCGAACGGGAATCGCTATCTTTCCAGGAAAGACTGCAGCGTATCAAAGAAATACTAACGGTGGACATTGAAACCAGCGGCATACGGCTTACCAGTGACTTCTCCGACTCGCCGGACATTGAATACCCTAAGATCTACCTCGACAGCATTCTTCAGAACCTGCTCACCAACGCGATCAAGTATCGCGCGAACGACCGGTCGCCGATGGTGCACTTCCAGAGCCGTAAGGTAGATGGGGGGGTAATGCTCACGGCGGAAGACAATGGGGTGGGCATTGACCTCGATCGTTACGGTCACAAGTTGTTCGGCTTCAGGAAAACATTCCACAAAAACAAAGACGCAAAAGGTATCGGATTATTTATCACCAAAAGCCAGATAGAAGCTATGGGCGGCAATATTCTGGCAGAGAGCAAACCTGGAAAAGGAACAAAATTTATTATTACATTTAGGCCCGAATAA
- a CDS encoding C40 family peptidase encodes MPYAVTIVPVMPMRAEPKHRSEVISQVLFGEFVETEPVVTDGWVKVRNRYDNYEGWVTVSHVEIVEKDLFDAPARFYAPAWVNRIIFNGQPMHVPFGCEFSTNGSQVTKWGKYDLQFESPLTELPATVDPAAVLKHAPMFLNTSYLWGGKSVFGVDCSGFTQTVYRLAGIPLQRDAYQQAAQGQGVGFLQEAQPGDLAFFDNAEGRITHVGVLLNDHEIIHSAGKVRIDDIDNEGIVNRDTGERTHKLRLIRRYW; translated from the coding sequence ATGCCATACGCCGTGACCATTGTACCAGTTATGCCCATGCGGGCGGAGCCCAAACATCGGAGCGAGGTTATTTCACAGGTTTTGTTTGGGGAATTTGTTGAAACAGAACCAGTTGTTACGGATGGCTGGGTGAAGGTACGGAACCGCTATGATAATTATGAAGGTTGGGTAACGGTATCGCATGTCGAAATAGTGGAAAAAGATCTTTTCGATGCACCTGCCCGCTTTTACGCACCGGCCTGGGTCAACCGCATCATTTTCAATGGTCAGCCGATGCATGTCCCGTTCGGCTGCGAGTTTAGCACGAACGGCAGCCAGGTCACGAAATGGGGAAAATACGACCTACAGTTTGAGTCTCCGCTAACAGAGCTGCCTGCTACCGTCGATCCCGCAGCGGTCTTGAAGCACGCACCTATGTTCCTGAACACCTCTTACCTATGGGGTGGCAAGTCTGTATTTGGGGTGGACTGTTCCGGTTTTACGCAAACTGTTTACCGCCTGGCGGGTATACCATTACAGCGCGATGCATATCAACAGGCTGCGCAGGGGCAGGGGGTAGGCTTTTTACAGGAAGCGCAGCCCGGCGACCTGGCGTTCTTCGATAATGCAGAGGGGCGCATTACCCATGTAGGCGTGCTGCTCAACGATCACGAAATCATACACTCCGCCGGCAAGGTGCGGATCGACGATATCGATAACGAGGGTATTGTAAACAGGGATACGGGTGAACGAACGCACAAGCTGCGGTTGATCAGGCGGTACTGGTAG
- a CDS encoding RNA polymerase sigma factor: MQLLLNNMSDKELLNRVRKLRDEEAVGALLERYSHLLVAYCMPKLASREKAAEVIPAVLKSLDQNIRTMHVPRANDCVQQTLATHFNPKANIHPNHISRDVQAIYRAEYRVQQSGSNPIERQQLSGELLQRFEQLSQEDQQVVAQFYAEQQSFDEIAAARGITRDKVRNMLRAARKKLATQLMDQAYE; encoded by the coding sequence ATGCAGCTGCTATTAAATAATATGAGTGATAAGGAATTGCTGAACCGTGTTCGCAAACTGCGGGACGAAGAGGCAGTAGGTGCCCTGCTGGAGCGTTACAGCCATCTGCTGGTAGCATACTGCATGCCTAAACTGGCGAGCCGCGAAAAGGCGGCGGAGGTAATACCGGCGGTGTTAAAATCGCTGGACCAGAACATCCGTACCATGCACGTGCCGCGCGCAAACGACTGCGTACAGCAAACGCTGGCCACTCACTTCAATCCAAAGGCTAATATTCATCCGAACCATATATCCCGCGACGTACAGGCAATTTACCGTGCCGAGTACCGCGTGCAGCAGTCGGGCAGCAACCCTATTGAAAGACAGCAACTCAGCGGCGAACTGTTACAGCGGTTCGAACAACTTTCGCAGGAAGATCAGCAAGTGGTCGCTCAGTTTTACGCGGAACAGCAATCCTTCGATGAAATAGCGGCAGCAAGAGGTATTACCAGGGATAAAGTAAGGAATATGCTCAGAGCAGCGCGTAAAAAATTAGCCACTCAACTGATGGACCAGGCCTATGAATAA
- a CDS encoding inorganic diphosphatase, translating into MTTNPWHSVSYGDKAPHIVTGIIEIPQGSRAKYELDKESGLLKLDRVLYSSVYYPANYGFIPQTYCDDHDPLDILIISQITCVPMCLVEAKVIGVMQMIDSGEADDKIIAVAAHDQSVNHINDISELPPHFIHEMRHFFEEYKKLEKKTVKVEEFQNKAVAERIVMESIELYNTTFKK; encoded by the coding sequence ATGACAACAAATCCTTGGCATAGCGTTAGTTACGGCGATAAGGCACCGCACATCGTTACAGGTATTATCGAAATCCCCCAGGGCTCGCGTGCCAAATATGAGCTGGACAAGGAAAGTGGTCTGCTGAAACTCGACAGGGTATTGTATTCATCTGTATATTATCCGGCCAACTATGGCTTCATCCCGCAAACATATTGCGATGACCATGATCCGCTGGACATCCTGATCATCTCCCAGATCACCTGCGTGCCCATGTGCCTCGTAGAAGCGAAGGTAATCGGTGTGATGCAGATGATCGACAGCGGTGAGGCCGACGATAAGATCATTGCCGTTGCCGCCCACGACCAGAGCGTAAACCACATCAACGATATATCTGAACTGCCTCCGCACTTCATCCACGAAATGCGTCACTTCTTTGAAGAGTACAAGAAACTCGAGAAGAAGACCGTAAAAGTAGAGGAGTTCCAGAACAAAGCAGTAGCTGAAAGAATCGTGATGGAAAGCATCGAGCTGTATAACACGACTTTTAAGAAGTAA
- a CDS encoding tetratricopeptide repeat protein, producing the protein MKYPIYASLLLAGALAAGCNNHQPKEQAAAGPDTLLYTPLVKPLTDSIAQFPKQHELYYRRGLALFNDAPELALKDFQSAAQLNPTYTDYWATSGEAALVMEQYKDAAIAFEQALKTAPQHPYIQYKLAIALIENGQPAAADSLAGVLAKSEEGQDKAYYLKARIAEDKGDTTTAITHLKAAVKVAGIESDYDAVMELASLLKDQEALQYYALASKIDPTLADPHYAAGQYFELKGQPQEAIKAYQEAILADPGYEEAYLAITDIFARSGKWKEAKHFANLTVRNKPNSARGYYNRGYAAEQLGDMAAAKADYQKALGFRKNFPEATEALARVSGKK; encoded by the coding sequence ATGAAATACCCGATTTACGCTTCCCTACTGCTTGCCGGCGCCCTCGCGGCCGGTTGTAACAACCATCAACCTAAGGAGCAGGCAGCTGCCGGTCCAGACACGCTCCTATACACGCCGCTTGTGAAACCGCTCACCGACTCCATCGCGCAATTTCCCAAACAACATGAATTATACTACCGGCGCGGTTTAGCGCTGTTCAATGACGCGCCCGAACTGGCGTTAAAAGACTTTCAGTCGGCGGCGCAGTTAAACCCTACTTATACAGATTACTGGGCCACATCGGGCGAAGCAGCACTGGTGATGGAGCAATACAAAGACGCAGCGATTGCCTTTGAGCAGGCGCTTAAAACGGCGCCGCAACATCCTTACATTCAATATAAACTGGCGATCGCGTTAATTGAGAACGGACAGCCCGCGGCGGCCGACAGCCTGGCGGGCGTGCTGGCAAAGTCCGAAGAGGGGCAGGATAAAGCGTATTACCTGAAAGCCCGCATCGCAGAGGATAAAGGCGATACGACCACTGCCATCACACATCTGAAGGCGGCTGTAAAGGTTGCAGGCATTGAAAGTGACTATGATGCGGTGATGGAACTCGCCTCGCTGCTAAAAGACCAGGAGGCGCTGCAATATTACGCCCTGGCCTCTAAAATCGATCCGACACTGGCCGATCCGCATTACGCGGCCGGGCAGTATTTCGAGTTGAAAGGTCAACCCCAGGAGGCGATCAAAGCTTACCAGGAGGCGATTCTGGCCGATCCGGGTTATGAAGAAGCGTATCTTGCCATTACAGATATTTTTGCCCGCAGCGGTAAATGGAAAGAGGCGAAACATTTTGCCAACCTCACCGTACGTAACAAACCAAACAGCGCGCGTGGTTACTACAACCGCGGTTATGCGGCCGAGCAGCTGGGCGATATGGCGGCGGCGAAGGCAGACTACCAGAAAGCCTTAGGCTTCCGTAAAAACTTTCCGGAAGCGACAGAAGCACTGGCAAGGGTTTCTGGCAAGAAATAA
- a CDS encoding DUF4878 domain-containing protein → MHAIQQSNFDQAKEYATKESHQVITLYSIFDRRRTDEEREKIKLAEIKVLNAKEDGDNATVTILNSSSKQEETLQLIKESGKWKISLTFESIIPNFPAPGAMEGPIMDSATVVPMDSSAVTQ, encoded by the coding sequence ATGCACGCCATCCAGCAGTCTAATTTTGACCAGGCTAAAGAATACGCTACGAAAGAATCGCACCAGGTAATTACCCTTTACTCGATCTTCGATCGCCGCAGAACGGACGAGGAGCGGGAGAAGATCAAACTTGCGGAGATTAAGGTGCTGAATGCCAAAGAGGACGGCGATAACGCCACTGTTACCATACTCAATTCTTCATCCAAACAGGAGGAAACCCTGCAGCTGATAAAAGAGAGTGGTAAGTGGAAGATATCCCTCACCTTCGAAAGCATCATCCCGAACTTCCCGGCCCCAGGCGCCATGGAGGGTCCAATTATGGACTCAGCGACGGTCGTACCGATGGACTCATCGGCCGTAACCCAATAG
- a CDS encoding tetratricopeptide repeat protein yields the protein MNNKFPIQERILKIFTPVRCVNRDQLPRYIDGKMTPIEKHLVEQHLVDCDLCYTALQSLEKQANRETYEQLTTNTITYISQHYMPAPRNVVQQKAIRKGRKQESLLAYFWTLAFIGFIGGGIYIVQAAIKHRGSRPQHMAAASPAAVPENVSQTSGDARYATITSVADNNSAPAPAQPAVAISRDTAQRKPAAAVKRDSAQLLAAATPPAKRDSAATPAPKKTVIKDSVVHHTPPPAPAAAEKKEVEKKEEPKPAAPASKEKEKEEPKAVNVDESLYKSAQMLQQQGDFDKAIDRYKQVSSSSKFGELARYQMAICYKNRGQSGKARKLFKEVVKMDGSMKVAAQNALKD from the coding sequence ATGAATAACAAGTTTCCCATACAAGAACGGATCTTAAAGATCTTTACCCCGGTAAGGTGTGTTAACCGCGACCAGCTGCCCCGTTACATCGACGGTAAGATGACGCCCATCGAGAAACATCTCGTAGAGCAACACCTGGTCGATTGTGACCTGTGTTACACGGCGTTGCAGTCGCTCGAGAAGCAGGCTAACCGCGAGACTTACGAGCAGCTGACGACCAATACCATTACTTACATTTCTCAGCATTATATGCCTGCACCACGTAATGTAGTGCAGCAAAAGGCCATTCGTAAAGGCCGCAAACAGGAAAGCCTGCTGGCCTACTTCTGGACGCTCGCCTTCATCGGCTTCATCGGCGGTGGCATCTATATCGTACAGGCGGCGATCAAACACCGCGGCTCCAGGCCACAACACATGGCCGCCGCATCGCCGGCAGCCGTGCCGGAGAACGTATCGCAAACGTCAGGAGACGCCCGTTACGCCACCATCACTTCCGTAGCCGACAACAACTCCGCTCCGGCCCCTGCGCAGCCCGCAGTGGCTATCAGTCGTGATACTGCACAACGCAAACCGGCAGCTGCTGTTAAACGTGATTCTGCACAACTGCTGGCCGCGGCAACGCCTCCGGCTAAACGAGATTCTGCCGCAACTCCTGCGCCGAAGAAAACTGTAATAAAGGATTCCGTAGTGCATCACACGCCCCCTCCTGCCCCTGCCGCAGCGGAGAAGAAAGAGGTAGAGAAAAAAGAAGAGCCTAAACCGGCAGCACCCGCATCCAAAGAGAAAGAAAAAGAAGAACCCAAAGCCGTCAACGTAGACGAATCTCTTTATAAATCAGCGCAAATGCTGCAACAACAAGGCGACTTCGACAAAGCCATTGACCGGTATAAACAAGTGTCTTCCTCCAGCAAGTTTGGAGAGTTGGCCCGTTACCAGATGGCCATATGTTACAAGAACCGCGGCCAGTCCGGCAAAGCCCGTAAACTATTCAAAGAGGTGGTAAAAATGGATGGCAGCATGAAAGTAGCCGCCCAGAACGCCCTGAAAGATTAA
- the rpe gene encoding ribulose-phosphate 3-epimerase, with amino-acid sequence MEKRNVIVAPSLLAANFLQLDREIEMINNSEAGWLHLDVMDGRFVPNISFGLPVISQVSKIVKNKVCDVHLMILEPEKYAEAFRDAGAHSLTVHAEACPHLHRNIQQIKDLGMKAGVALNPHTPLNVLENVINDLDLVLIMSVNPGFGGQKFIPHTLTKIRQLRKMIDDAGSSALIEIDGGVTVANAGEIVAAGTDVLVAGNTVFSAADPKAVISQLKKAGS; translated from the coding sequence TTGGAAAAACGGAATGTTATCGTAGCCCCTTCCCTGCTGGCAGCCAACTTTCTGCAGCTCGACCGGGAAATAGAAATGATCAATAACAGCGAAGCCGGCTGGCTGCACCTCGATGTGATGGATGGCCGCTTTGTACCCAATATCAGCTTCGGCCTGCCGGTGATTTCGCAGGTGTCGAAGATCGTTAAGAACAAAGTTTGCGACGTACACCTGATGATCCTGGAGCCGGAGAAGTACGCCGAAGCCTTCCGGGATGCGGGCGCTCATAGCCTGACCGTTCACGCGGAAGCTTGTCCGCACCTGCACCGCAACATTCAACAGATCAAAGACCTGGGCATGAAAGCCGGTGTGGCCCTTAACCCCCACACGCCATTAAATGTGCTGGAAAACGTGATCAACGACCTGGACCTGGTACTGATCATGAGCGTAAACCCGGGTTTCGGCGGACAAAAGTTCATTCCGCACACGCTCACGAAAATAAGGCAGCTGCGTAAAATGATCGACGATGCCGGATCCTCCGCGCTGATCGAGATCGACGGTGGTGTGACGGTGGCCAATGCAGGCGAGATCGTTGCTGCGGGCACAGATGTGCTGGTAGCGGGCAATACAGTGTTCAGTGCTGCCGATCCGAAAGCAGTCATCAGCCAGTTGAAAAAAGCGGGAAGTTAG
- a CDS encoding RNA polymerase sigma factor — protein sequence MNYPGYQNLTDLELLQRYKTDGNSEWIGILFDRYAILLLGLCMKYLKNEEDARDSVQHIFLKVLSDVHKHEVLHFKAWIYQVAKNHCLMQLRKTNTRYSRELDENTMGGSLEIDQEKEARVEKEQKDLLLENMQDAMNMLNPEQQACVKLFYLDKRSYQEIADHTGYSLSHVKSYIQNGKRNLRLLLEKYSKNKR from the coding sequence GTGAATTATCCTGGCTATCAAAACCTTACTGACCTGGAATTGCTGCAGCGGTACAAAACCGACGGCAATAGCGAATGGATAGGCATCTTGTTCGATCGTTATGCCATCCTGCTACTGGGTTTATGTATGAAGTATCTCAAGAACGAAGAGGATGCACGAGACAGTGTTCAGCATATCTTCCTGAAAGTATTATCAGACGTACATAAGCATGAAGTATTACATTTTAAAGCCTGGATTTACCAGGTAGCGAAGAACCATTGCCTCATGCAGCTGCGTAAAACGAATACACGCTACAGCCGTGAGCTGGACGAAAATACGATGGGCGGAAGCCTGGAGATCGACCAGGAAAAGGAGGCACGGGTGGAAAAGGAGCAGAAAGACCTCCTGCTCGAAAACATGCAGGACGCTATGAACATGCTGAACCCGGAACAACAGGCCTGCGTGAAGCTGTTTTATTTAGACAAACGCTCCTACCAGGAAATAGCAGACCATACCGGCTATTCATTGTCACATGTGAAGAGTTACATCCAGAACGGGAAGCGTAACCTGAGGCTATTATTAGAAAAGTACAGTAAAAATAAACGCTAA
- a CDS encoding response regulator has translation MLDRLNITNAVSKFSDAQEVLDYLRDVGKDASKLPDIILLDLNMPVMDGWEFLDRFQQIRPMMSKGIRVYVLTSSIDEKDQERVSSYDFVSGYLTKPLTNDVIMQLAD, from the coding sequence ATGCTGGATCGTTTAAACATTACCAACGCAGTAAGCAAATTCAGTGACGCACAGGAAGTGCTCGACTACCTCCGCGACGTTGGTAAAGATGCTTCTAAACTTCCTGATATAATTCTCCTCGACCTTAATATGCCGGTGATGGACGGATGGGAATTTCTCGACCGCTTCCAGCAGATACGCCCGATGATGTCAAAGGGTATACGCGTATACGTGCTTACGTCTTCCATCGATGAAAAGGACCAGGAACGTGTTTCTTCGTATGATTTTGTGAGCGGTTATCTTACCAAACCCCTCACGAACGATGTGATTATGCAGCTCGCAGACTAA